GCGGCGGCTCATGGCGCGGGACTTACGCGCTGCCTCAGTTATCCCGCCTACGATTATTTAAATGGCGGTCGGTTGCGCAGGGTGTTGCAACCTTTCGAACTGCCAGCGCTTCCAGTTCATGTCGTTTACCGAGAAGGGCGTAGGGCTTCAATGAGAGTGCGCAGTTTTGTCGACCACATTGTCGAGGGCCTGCGCGAACATCCGGCAATGTTGCCGGATGTTCATTGAGCGTTCGGCGATCCCGGACTGAGGTCGCCGACTAGCTTCATTTGTCGTTAGCTGCTTTTTCGATCAGGCTGGCGACGACTTTCGGGTTGGACACCATCACAACGTGCGAGGCGTCTTTGACTGCCACGGTTTGCCTGGCGTGTGCCCGCTCGGCCATGAATACCTGGGCTTGTGCCGGAATGTTCTTGTCGGCGGTGCCATAGACGAACCAGGAAGGAATGGTTTTCCAGGCCGGCTCGGTCGATGCTTCATTTAGCGCGGCGACAGTTACGGGACGTTGAGTCGCCGCCATCACGCGCGCGTCCGCGCTTGAGACGTCGGCTGCGAACTGGTCGTGAAATTTTTCTTGCTGGATATACAGATCTTTGCCGCCGTCAGCCAAGGCAACTGGAGGAGCGAGGGTAGGGCCGAGCGTGCCACCCGGAAAACGTCCAGATAAATCTGCGGTGGATTCACCTGCTTCGGGTGCAATGGCTGCGACGAATACCAGTGCTTTGACATTGGTGTTGCCGTAGGCCGCTTCGCTGATGACCGGGCCTCCATAGGAATGTCCGACCAGCACGACTGGCGTTTTAATGCTGGCGAGCACATCGGCGACCGACTGCGCGTCACCTTTGAGAGAGCGCAGCGGGTTCGACGCTGCGATAACTGGATA
The window above is part of the Pseudomonas prosekii genome. Proteins encoded here:
- a CDS encoding alpha/beta fold hydrolase — protein: MKKIFAGLALAAAMVTAAAALAAPVKPTVVLVHGAFADSSSWNGVVKILEKDGYPVIAASNPLRSLKGDAQSVADVLASIKTPVVLVGHSYGGPVISEAAYGNTNVKALVFVAAIAPEAGESTADLSGRFPGGTLGPTLAPPVALADGGKDLYIQQEKFHDQFAADVSSADARVMAATQRPVTVAALNEASTEPAWKTIPSWFVYGTADKNIPAQAQVFMAERAHARQTVAVKDASHVVMVSNPKVVASLIEKAANDK